A genomic window from Cryobacterium sp. SO2 includes:
- the dnaB gene encoding replicative DNA helicase, whose translation MSIAHLGLADQRSDQRGSDYRGNSEPRHSERTPPHDLLAEQSALGGMMLSKDAVADVVETVRAADFYVPKHEIIFDAILSLYAQGEPTDVITVTDELTKLGEISRAGGADYLHTLTSLVPTAANAGFYATIVAERSMLRKLVDAGTRIAQMGYAGEGEVLDLVNTAQAEIYSITGSTETEDYVPLTDAVTAAIEDIEAAKLKDGQFTGVPTGFADLDELTNGFHGGQLIIVAARPALGKSTLALDFARAASIHHDMPSIFFSLEMGRSEIAMRLLAAEASVPLQSMRKGNVEARDWTTIAATRGRINDAPLYIDDSPNMTLVEIRAKCRRLKQRVGLKLVVIDYLQLMTSGKKVESRQQEVSEFSRALKLLAKELQVPVIALSQLNRGPEQRADKMPAISDLRESGSLEQDADMVILLHRESAYEKDNPRAGEADLIVAKHRNGPTRTVTVAFHGHYSRFADMVPGA comes from the coding sequence GTGTCGATAGCTCACCTGGGTTTAGCCGACCAACGCTCGGACCAACGCGGTTCCGACTACCGGGGCAACTCCGAGCCACGCCACAGCGAACGCACTCCGCCGCACGACCTCCTCGCCGAGCAGAGCGCCCTCGGCGGCATGATGCTGAGCAAGGATGCCGTCGCGGACGTCGTCGAAACCGTGCGTGCCGCCGACTTCTACGTGCCCAAGCATGAGATCATCTTCGACGCGATCCTCTCGCTCTATGCGCAGGGCGAGCCGACCGACGTCATCACCGTCACCGACGAACTCACCAAGCTCGGCGAGATCTCCCGGGCCGGCGGCGCCGACTATCTGCACACTCTCACCAGCCTGGTGCCCACGGCCGCCAACGCCGGCTTCTACGCCACCATCGTCGCCGAGCGGTCCATGCTGCGCAAGCTCGTGGATGCCGGCACCCGCATCGCGCAGATGGGGTACGCCGGTGAGGGTGAGGTGCTCGACCTGGTCAACACCGCCCAGGCCGAGATCTACTCGATCACCGGCAGCACCGAGACCGAAGACTACGTTCCGCTCACCGACGCTGTCACCGCCGCCATCGAAGACATTGAGGCCGCCAAGCTCAAGGACGGCCAGTTCACCGGTGTGCCCACCGGGTTCGCCGACCTCGACGAACTCACCAACGGCTTCCACGGCGGCCAGCTCATCATCGTCGCCGCACGCCCCGCTCTCGGTAAGTCCACGCTCGCGCTCGACTTCGCACGAGCCGCGTCGATCCACCACGACATGCCGAGCATCTTCTTCTCGCTCGAAATGGGCCGCAGCGAGATCGCCATGCGCCTGCTCGCCGCCGAGGCATCCGTGCCGCTGCAGAGCATGCGCAAGGGCAACGTCGAGGCCCGCGACTGGACCACCATCGCCGCCACGCGCGGACGCATCAACGATGCCCCGCTCTACATCGACGACAGCCCCAATATGACCCTCGTCGAGATCCGCGCGAAGTGCCGCCGGCTCAAGCAGCGGGTGGGCCTCAAGCTCGTCGTGATCGACTACCTGCAGCTGATGACAAGCGGCAAGAAGGTCGAATCCCGCCAGCAGGAAGTCAGTGAGTTCTCCCGCGCGCTCAAGCTGCTCGCCAAGGAACTCCAGGTTCCGGTCATCGCCCTCTCCCAGCTGAACCGTGGTCCGGAGCAGCGAGCAGACAAGATGCCCGCCATCTCCGACCTGCGCGAGTCGGGTTCGCTCGAGCAGGACGCCGACATGGTGATCCTGCTGCACCGCGAGAGCGCCTACGAGAAAGACAACCCGCGTGCCGGCGAGGCCGACCTGATCGTGGCCAAGCACCGTAACGGCCCCACCCGCACCGTCACCGTGGCTTTCCACGGCCATTACTCCCGCTTCGCCGACATGGTGCCCGGCGCATAG
- the rplI gene encoding 50S ribosomal protein L9: MSKLILTHEVSGLGTPGDIVDVKNGFARNYLLPQGFAVAWTRGGEKQIEQIKAARVAREHATLEEAQALKVTLENTKVKLVVKAGAGGRLFGSVKTTDVADAVAAAGLGAIDKRKIELSPIKATGEHTATVRLRDEVSATINLLVVAAK; encoded by the coding sequence ATGTCGAAACTGATTCTGACGCACGAGGTCTCCGGCCTCGGTACCCCCGGTGACATCGTTGATGTCAAGAACGGGTTCGCTCGCAACTACCTTCTCCCCCAGGGCTTCGCTGTTGCGTGGACCCGCGGTGGCGAAAAGCAGATCGAGCAGATCAAGGCCGCCCGCGTAGCCCGCGAGCACGCCACCCTCGAAGAGGCCCAGGCTCTCAAGGTCACCCTTGAGAACACCAAGGTCAAGCTGGTCGTCAAGGCCGGCGCCGGCGGACGCCTCTTCGGCTCCGTCAAGACCACCGATGTGGCCGACGCGGTTGCCGCGGCCGGTCTCGGTGCCATCGACAAGCGCAAGATCGAGCTCAGCCCGATCAAGGCGACCGGTGAGCACACGGCGACGGTTCGTCTCCGCGACGAGGTCAGCGCGACCATCAACCTCCTGGTTGTAGCCGCCAAGTAG
- the rpsR gene encoding 30S ribosomal protein S18 yields MAGKSSGDRRKPLRGAKGGKNAAPAKSIRVGVIDYKDVPTLRKFISERGKIRARRITGVSVQEQRLIARAVKNAREMALLPYAGSGR; encoded by the coding sequence ATGGCTGGAAAGTCGAGCGGCGACCGCCGCAAGCCGCTCCGCGGTGCTAAGGGTGGCAAGAACGCTGCCCCCGCGAAGTCGATCCGGGTTGGTGTCATCGATTACAAGGATGTCCCCACTCTTCGGAAGTTCATCTCAGAGCGTGGAAAGATCCGCGCCCGTCGCATCACCGGCGTCTCCGTCCAGGAGCAGCGCCTGATCGCGCGCGCCGTCAAGAACGCCCGCGAAATGGCCTTGCTGCCCTACGCCGGCTCAGGCCGGTAA
- a CDS encoding single-stranded DNA-binding protein, which yields MAGETVITVVGNLTSDPELRYTQNGLAVANFTIASTPRNFDRATSEWKDGEALFLRASVWREFAEHVAGSLTKGSRVIASGRLKQRSYETKEGEKRTSMELEIDEIGPSLRYATASLTRAQSSSAPRGGAPVAQQQGNDEPWAPSAPAANTGGGDVWNTPGNFSDETPF from the coding sequence ATGGCCGGCGAGACCGTAATCACCGTGGTGGGCAACCTCACCAGCGATCCGGAACTGCGTTACACGCAGAACGGGCTGGCGGTAGCCAACTTCACCATCGCCTCCACTCCGCGCAATTTCGATCGCGCAACGAGTGAGTGGAAAGATGGCGAGGCACTGTTCCTGCGCGCGAGCGTTTGGCGTGAATTCGCCGAACACGTGGCCGGTTCATTGACCAAGGGTTCCCGTGTCATCGCTTCCGGGCGTCTCAAGCAGCGTTCGTATGAGACCAAGGAAGGTGAAAAGCGCACGAGCATGGAGCTCGAGATCGACGAAATTGGTCCTTCGCTGCGCTACGCCACCGCCTCCCTCACCCGCGCGCAGTCATCCTCTGCTCCCCGTGGCGGCGCGCCCGTCGCGCAGCAGCAGGGTAACGACGAGCCCTGGGCACCCAGCGCCCCCGCAGCCAACACTGGCGGCGGCGACGTCTGGAACACCCCGGGCAACTTCAGCGACGAGACCCCCTTCTAA
- a CDS encoding CCA tRNA nucleotidyltransferase yields MQSVAAALARLGDLAASPTVSRLANSFAQAGFELALVGGPVRDAFLDRVTNDLDFTTNATPDQILAIVKPIAEAHWDIGRAFGTIGAQIAGEKVEITTYRADSYDGQTRRPDVVFGTSLDDDLLRRDFTVNALALRLPQVTLVDPSNGIDDLLNGVLRTPTSPEISFGDDPLRMMRAARFTAQLGFSLEMDTAIAMAAMAGSITIISAERVGDELGKLLRSANPRAGIELLVDSGLAAIVLPEIPALRLEVDEHHHHKDVYQHTLTVLDQAIGYERSRKNLTEPDLVVRLAALLHDIGKPATRRLEAGGVVSFYHHDVVGAKLAKKRLRALRFDNDTISAVSRLVELHLRFFGYTEGAWTDSAVRRYVRDAGDQLERLHILTRADVTTRNRRKSDRLAFAYDDLEQRISELAAQEEMDSVRPDLDGEQIMAILGLKPGREVGEAYRYLLEQRLDDGPLGTDEATRRLQSWWTTRSA; encoded by the coding sequence ATGCAGAGCGTCGCGGCAGCCCTCGCAAGACTGGGCGACCTGGCTGCCTCCCCCACGGTGTCCCGACTGGCGAACTCATTCGCCCAGGCCGGTTTTGAGTTGGCCCTGGTCGGGGGTCCCGTCCGTGACGCCTTCCTCGATCGAGTCACGAACGACCTCGACTTCACGACCAACGCCACGCCAGATCAGATTCTGGCCATTGTGAAGCCGATCGCCGAGGCGCACTGGGACATCGGCCGGGCTTTCGGCACGATCGGCGCCCAGATCGCGGGTGAAAAGGTCGAGATCACGACCTACCGCGCCGACAGCTACGACGGCCAGACCCGGCGGCCGGACGTGGTGTTCGGCACCAGCCTCGACGACGATCTTCTCCGCAGGGACTTCACCGTCAACGCGCTGGCGCTGCGCCTGCCCCAGGTGACACTCGTCGACCCGTCGAACGGTATCGACGACCTGCTCAACGGTGTGCTGCGCACGCCCACGTCTCCCGAGATCTCTTTCGGCGATGATCCGCTTCGCATGATGCGGGCCGCCCGTTTCACTGCCCAGCTGGGTTTCTCTCTGGAGATGGACACCGCGATCGCCATGGCCGCCATGGCCGGCAGCATCACCATCATCTCCGCGGAGCGGGTGGGTGACGAGCTCGGCAAGCTGCTGCGCTCCGCAAACCCGCGAGCGGGCATCGAGCTTCTGGTGGACTCCGGCCTCGCCGCCATCGTGCTGCCGGAGATTCCCGCACTGCGCCTCGAGGTCGACGAGCACCATCACCACAAGGACGTCTACCAGCACACCCTCACGGTGCTCGACCAGGCCATCGGCTATGAGCGGTCGCGCAAGAACCTGACCGAACCCGATCTCGTGGTGCGCCTCGCCGCGCTGCTGCACGACATCGGCAAGCCGGCCACTCGCCGGCTCGAGGCCGGTGGTGTGGTCAGCTTCTACCACCACGACGTGGTCGGCGCGAAGCTGGCGAAGAAGCGGCTGCGAGCCCTCCGCTTCGACAACGACACGATCTCCGCGGTCTCCAGACTGGTCGAACTGCACCTGCGGTTCTTCGGTTACACCGAGGGCGCCTGGACCGACTCCGCGGTGCGCCGGTACGTGCGCGACGCCGGAGACCAGCTCGAACGCCTGCACATCCTCACCCGCGCCGATGTCACGACCCGCAATCGCCGCAAGTCCGACCGCCTCGCGTTCGCCTACGACGACCTCGAGCAGCGCATCAGCGAGCTGGCTGCACAGGAGGAGATGGACTCCGTGCGCCCCGACCTTGACGGCGAACAGATCATGGCCATCCTGGGACTCAAACCCGGCCGCGAGGTCGGTGAGGCCTACCGCTACCTCTTGGAGCAGCGCCTGGACGACGGCCCACTCGGCACCGACGAGGCCACCCGCCGCCTGCAATCCTGGTGGACCACCCGAAGCGCCTGA
- a CDS encoding DUF6049 family protein, producing the protein MVADPIHARRPALPAVRRRILAALLCAPLALWPIFTTSASASAQPASTAQVTAATATDDDTVTIGLTPSASSILHIDQPLQLTVTVTNDTATAIPAGTVDVFLAERALTTRAALDDWLDPDEDSDAGELMTSVPLTAPVLAHSTVSLAVSVPSTALGLFEWSPWGPRGIAASLTVDDTVRAAGQSTFVWYPDTGETPPTVTPVNLAVAMPITTTPNSTGLISAEDLTAFTADSGILTRQLDGVIDRPVAIAIDPMIIASIRVLGSSAPASAVDWLNRLSQATNDIFPLGYADADPSLATQAGAAGPLEPTSLDFATDPALFVPTEPAAPPAGEEQGADPNIPTPTSTEDPQPGDEGTAPTLGQLLAWDYTTTNIAWPADNVVAQSDLSAFSAAGLTSTILASGNVSSTDTSSTDASSTDTAVASSATIDLGSDAVGLVADTGISQALRNAITATTDASWRAAMAELSSQVAVVAAANPDEAVTLLATLDRGWPPTAARLSQTIDSLANLPWFAATTLTTAAATPVSTDVTFVPQAEPAASVDLAGRLIDRETEIVDFAGALATPIAVTAPNRLALLALLATSWGSEPSDWRTAVGANLAASHALLRSVTVSTTGPINVVGSKVDIPITLTNGLNQAATVRVQVVPSNGRLVVGNDVETVIDANSAKTVSIPVTAAVGNGAVTLRVTLFTPSGTAVDQPSLISVNVRADWEGIGSRIFAALVVLFFGFGIWRNIVHRRRDRVLAAQADADPDADLDAGTDAPPTGPVDTLPAPPATTPTEPDDQPAAPRG; encoded by the coding sequence ATGGTGGCCGATCCGATTCACGCGCGTCGGCCTGCGCTCCCCGCAGTCCGGCGGCGCATCCTGGCCGCCCTGCTCTGCGCGCCCCTGGCACTGTGGCCGATATTCACCACGTCTGCCTCCGCATCCGCTCAGCCGGCGTCCACCGCGCAGGTGACGGCCGCCACGGCCACGGATGACGACACCGTCACGATCGGCCTCACGCCGAGCGCGTCATCGATCCTGCACATCGATCAACCTCTGCAGCTCACCGTCACCGTCACCAACGACACTGCCACCGCCATTCCCGCGGGCACAGTGGACGTGTTCCTGGCGGAGCGTGCGCTGACCACTCGGGCAGCCCTCGACGACTGGCTCGACCCCGACGAGGACAGCGACGCGGGTGAACTGATGACCAGCGTTCCCCTGACGGCACCGGTTCTGGCGCACTCAACCGTGAGCCTCGCCGTCAGCGTGCCGAGCACCGCGCTCGGCCTGTTCGAGTGGAGCCCCTGGGGTCCGCGCGGAATTGCGGCATCGCTCACGGTCGACGACACCGTGCGCGCCGCCGGTCAGTCGACGTTCGTCTGGTACCCGGACACCGGTGAGACTCCCCCTACCGTGACTCCCGTCAACCTGGCTGTTGCGATGCCCATCACCACGACACCGAACAGCACCGGGCTGATCAGCGCAGAGGACCTCACCGCGTTCACGGCCGACTCCGGGATCCTCACCCGACAGTTGGACGGCGTCATTGACCGCCCGGTGGCCATCGCCATCGACCCCATGATCATCGCCTCGATCCGGGTGCTCGGTTCGTCCGCGCCGGCCAGCGCCGTCGACTGGCTCAACCGGCTGTCCCAGGCGACCAACGACATATTCCCCCTCGGCTATGCAGACGCCGATCCGTCGCTGGCGACCCAAGCCGGGGCGGCCGGCCCCCTCGAACCGACCTCGCTCGACTTCGCCACGGACCCTGCACTGTTTGTTCCCACCGAGCCAGCCGCGCCTCCCGCGGGGGAAGAACAGGGCGCCGACCCTAATATTCCGACTCCGACATCTACCGAGGATCCGCAGCCCGGCGACGAAGGAACCGCGCCGACGCTGGGTCAGCTGCTCGCCTGGGACTACACCACGACGAACATCGCCTGGCCGGCGGACAATGTCGTGGCACAGAGCGACCTCTCCGCGTTCTCGGCCGCCGGCCTGACCAGCACGATCCTCGCGTCCGGCAACGTGTCCAGCACCGACACTTCCAGCACCGACGCGTCCAGCACCGACACAGCGGTCGCGTCGAGCGCCACGATCGACCTGGGATCCGACGCTGTCGGGCTCGTCGCCGACACCGGCATCTCCCAGGCACTGAGAAACGCCATCACAGCCACGACGGATGCCTCCTGGCGTGCGGCCATGGCCGAGCTGTCCTCCCAGGTCGCCGTCGTGGCGGCCGCCAACCCGGATGAAGCGGTCACCCTCCTCGCCACTCTCGACCGAGGCTGGCCGCCGACCGCCGCGCGTCTGAGCCAGACCATTGACTCCTTGGCAAACCTGCCCTGGTTCGCCGCCACCACCCTCACGACCGCAGCGGCCACACCGGTCTCCACCGACGTGACGTTCGTGCCGCAGGCCGAACCCGCCGCGAGCGTCGACCTGGCCGGCCGACTGATCGACCGTGAGACCGAGATCGTCGACTTCGCCGGCGCCCTCGCCACCCCGATCGCCGTGACCGCGCCGAACCGGCTGGCCCTGCTGGCGCTCCTCGCCACATCCTGGGGATCCGAACCCAGCGACTGGCGCACGGCCGTCGGCGCCAACCTGGCCGCCTCACACGCCCTGCTGCGTTCGGTGACGGTGAGCACCACCGGGCCCATCAATGTGGTGGGCAGCAAGGTCGACATCCCAATCACCCTCACCAATGGCCTCAACCAGGCCGCCACAGTGCGGGTGCAGGTTGTGCCGTCGAACGGCCGACTCGTGGTGGGCAACGATGTGGAAACCGTCATCGACGCCAACTCGGCCAAGACCGTGTCGATTCCGGTGACCGCCGCCGTCGGTAACGGCGCAGTCACTCTCAGGGTGACGCTGTTCACTCCGTCCGGCACGGCAGTGGACCAGCCGTCCCTCATCTCGGTCAACGTGCGCGCCGACTGGGAGGGCATCGGCTCCCGCATCTTCGCTGCCCTCGTCGTGCTGTTCTTCGGCTTCGGCATCTGGCGGAACATCGTGCACCGTCGCCGCGACCGGGTCCTGGCTGCCCAGGCTGACGCCGACCCGGATGCCGACCTGGACGCCGGCACGGACGCCCCGCCGACGGGCCCGGTCGACACTTTGCCCGCCCCGCCGGCGACAACACCCACCGAACCAGACGATCAGCCTGCGGCACCTCGTGGCTAG
- the murJ gene encoding murein biosynthesis integral membrane protein MurJ, whose protein sequence is MASGVGRASAILASGTLVSRLLGFLKVIVFAHIIGQIGNVPDAFTVANQLPNTVYTIVAGGVLTAVLVPQIVRASLHDDGGTAYINKLVTLALSILAVTTLAATLLAPLITRFIGLGFSPEQLSLAVGFAYWCLPQIFFYGLYTVLGEVLNARKSFGPFTWVPVLNNVISIGGLLLFGLLFGIDTNGQRPPGDFTPGMTALLAGSATLGVVLQAVVLYYFWRRIGLRYRPDFAFRGVGLGAAGKMASWTFGMLLLTTIAGIVETQVVTLASGEGASSTVMSTAWLIFMLPHSIITVSVATAYFTRMSEHAARDDTDKLRTDASSAIRGTTLLIVLASAVIMVCAYPFATVFGEAGFAQVQAIGNVIIAFLLGLVAFCVLFVVQRTFYALGDTRTPFFFTLFQVILVITGVLGCALLPAEWIAFGIALVVTVSGILQALLAAWLLRKRLGGIDGRRILRSLVKYVVAVLVPVVAGIGILVALGGTSAGGFAVSGIAPAILSMILIGSVMSGLYFGLLLLMRSDELHGFLAPLMARLRR, encoded by the coding sequence GTGGCTAGCGGCGTCGGCCGCGCAAGCGCGATCCTCGCCTCCGGCACGCTGGTCTCGCGCCTCCTCGGGTTCCTCAAGGTCATCGTCTTCGCCCACATCATCGGCCAGATCGGCAACGTCCCCGACGCCTTCACCGTCGCGAATCAGCTGCCGAACACCGTGTACACGATCGTGGCCGGCGGCGTGCTCACCGCCGTTCTCGTGCCCCAGATCGTGCGCGCCAGCCTGCACGACGACGGGGGGACGGCGTATATCAACAAGCTCGTGACCCTGGCCCTCAGCATCCTGGCGGTGACGACCCTGGCCGCGACGCTACTCGCCCCCCTGATCACGCGTTTCATCGGCCTGGGCTTCTCCCCCGAGCAACTGTCGCTGGCCGTGGGCTTCGCCTACTGGTGCCTGCCGCAGATTTTCTTCTACGGCCTCTACACGGTGCTGGGCGAGGTGCTCAACGCCCGCAAGTCTTTCGGCCCGTTCACCTGGGTGCCCGTCCTCAACAACGTCATCTCCATCGGCGGACTCCTGCTCTTCGGGCTGCTCTTCGGCATCGACACGAACGGGCAGCGACCGCCCGGCGATTTCACACCGGGGATGACCGCGCTGCTGGCCGGCAGCGCAACGCTGGGCGTGGTGCTGCAAGCCGTGGTGCTGTACTACTTCTGGCGCCGCATCGGTCTGCGTTACCGTCCAGACTTCGCCTTCCGCGGTGTCGGGCTGGGTGCGGCCGGCAAGATGGCCAGCTGGACCTTCGGCATGCTGCTGCTCACGACCATCGCCGGCATCGTCGAGACCCAGGTGGTCACGCTCGCCTCCGGCGAAGGCGCCTCCTCCACCGTCATGAGCACGGCCTGGCTGATCTTCATGCTGCCGCACTCGATCATCACCGTCTCCGTAGCCACCGCGTACTTCACCCGCATGAGTGAGCACGCCGCGCGCGATGACACCGACAAGCTTCGTACGGATGCGTCCTCGGCGATCCGGGGAACCACCCTGCTGATCGTGCTGGCCAGTGCCGTCATCATGGTCTGTGCTTACCCGTTCGCCACGGTGTTCGGCGAAGCCGGGTTCGCCCAGGTGCAGGCCATCGGCAATGTCATCATCGCGTTCCTGCTCGGCCTGGTGGCGTTCTGTGTGCTCTTCGTCGTGCAGCGCACGTTCTACGCCCTCGGCGACACCCGCACCCCGTTCTTCTTCACGCTGTTCCAGGTCATCCTCGTCATCACCGGCGTGCTCGGCTGCGCCCTGCTGCCGGCGGAATGGATCGCCTTCGGCATCGCCCTCGTGGTGACAGTGTCGGGGATCCTGCAGGCGCTCCTGGCCGCGTGGCTGTTGCGCAAGCGGCTCGGTGGCATCGACGGGCGTCGCATCCTGCGCAGCCTGGTGAAGTATGTCGTGGCCGTCCTTGTCCCGGTCGTCGCGGGGATCGGCATCCTGGTGGCGCTGGGCGGCACCTCGGCCGGGGGCTTCGCCGTGTCGGGCATCGCCCCGGCGATCCTGTCCATGATCCTGATCGGGTCGGTCATGTCCGGCCTGTACTTCGGTCTCCTGCTGCTCATGCGCAGCGACGAGCTGCATGGCTTCCTGGCACCCCTGATGGCCCGGTTGCGACGCTGA
- the trxB gene encoding thioredoxin-disulfide reductase, which yields MRQIIIIGSGPAGFTAAIYAARANMKPLLIASSVEAGGELMNTTDVENFPGFADGIQGPELMAKMQEQAEKFGTEVVYDDVTKLEFGDTVKTVTLGNGEKHEALSVIFATGSAYRKLGIHDEERLSGRGVSWCATCDGFFFKEKVIAVVGGGDSAMEEATFLTRFASKVYIIHRKDTLRASKIMQERALAHPKIEFVWNTEVVGIDGEEAVEGLRLRDTVTGAESSLPVGGLFVAIGNDPRTHLVHDLLDLTSDGTIAVAGRSSKTSQAGVFAAGDVIDPTYRQAVTAAASGTVAALDAEHYLATLPEDLLAQAGDPEFASVTN from the coding sequence GTGCGTCAGATCATCATCATCGGTTCGGGCCCTGCCGGGTTCACGGCCGCCATTTACGCCGCACGCGCCAACATGAAGCCGCTCTTGATCGCCAGTTCGGTCGAGGCCGGCGGTGAGTTGATGAACACCACCGATGTGGAGAACTTCCCCGGATTCGCCGACGGCATCCAGGGCCCCGAGCTGATGGCCAAGATGCAGGAGCAGGCCGAGAAGTTCGGCACAGAGGTCGTCTACGACGACGTCACCAAGCTGGAATTCGGCGACACCGTCAAGACGGTCACCCTCGGCAACGGCGAGAAGCACGAGGCGCTGTCAGTGATCTTCGCCACGGGGTCTGCCTACCGCAAGCTCGGCATCCACGATGAGGAGCGTCTGAGCGGCCGGGGTGTGTCCTGGTGCGCCACCTGCGACGGTTTCTTCTTCAAGGAGAAGGTCATCGCCGTCGTCGGCGGTGGCGACTCCGCCATGGAAGAGGCCACCTTCCTCACCCGCTTCGCGAGCAAGGTCTACATCATCCACCGCAAGGACACCCTGCGCGCCTCCAAGATCATGCAGGAACGCGCCCTGGCGCACCCGAAGATCGAGTTCGTGTGGAACACCGAGGTTGTCGGCATCGACGGCGAGGAGGCCGTTGAGGGTCTGCGTCTGCGCGACACCGTCACCGGCGCCGAGAGCTCCCTCCCGGTCGGCGGCCTGTTCGTGGCAATCGGCAACGACCCGCGCACGCACCTCGTGCACGACCTGCTCGACCTCACCAGCGACGGCACCATCGCCGTCGCCGGGCGGTCCTCCAAGACCAGCCAGGCGGGCGTGTTCGCCGCCGGAGACGTCATCGACCCCACCTACCGCCAGGCCGTCACCGCGGCCGCCAGCGGCACCGTGGCCGCCCTGGACGCCGAGCACTACCTGGCTACCCTCCCCGAGGATCTGCTGGCTCAGGCCGGCGACCCCGAATTTGCAAGCGTCACCAACTAA
- the trxA gene encoding thioredoxin: MSARAVTDATFDQEVINNEKTVLVDFWAEWCGPCRAVSPILDQIAAENADKIDIVKLNVDDHPALAAKYMITSIPAMKVFQKGEVVKTVIGAKPKPALEADLAAYLQ; encoded by the coding sequence ATGTCTGCACGCGCCGTCACCGACGCCACCTTCGACCAGGAAGTCATCAACAACGAGAAGACCGTCCTGGTGGACTTCTGGGCCGAGTGGTGTGGCCCGTGTCGCGCCGTCAGCCCGATCCTCGACCAGATCGCCGCTGAGAACGCCGACAAGATCGACATCGTCAAGCTGAACGTCGACGACCACCCGGCCCTGGCCGCGAAGTACATGATCACCTCCATCCCCGCGATGAAGGTGTTCCAGAAGGGCGAGGTCGTCAAGACCGTCATCGGCGCCAAGCCGAAGCCTGCCCTCGAAGCCGACCTGGCCGCCTACCTCCAGTAG
- a CDS encoding PLP-dependent aminotransferase family protein: MTAIGTPQAGNNLDPWYHHYAERAAALRASEVRALFAVASRPEVVSLAGGMPYVAALPQDLVMSAMENVMRKQGPVALQYGSGQGVPLFREQILEVMALEGIRANADDVVVTTGSQHALELVSKLFLDPGDVVISEGPSYVTAMVIFKSYQADVDHVPMDEHGMIPEALREHIARLKADGRKIKFLYTIPSFHNPAGVTLSWARRVEILEIARQNQILVLEDNPYGLLYFDQKAPDAMRSVERDGVVYLGTFSKTLAPGFRVGWALAPHAIREKLVLANEAAVLSPSSFSQLVISEYLATADWKGQINTFRGVYRERKNAMLSALTEYLPELTWTNPNGGFYVWLSLPDTLDSKAMLPRAVKELVAYTPGTAFFADGQGRQNIRLSFCYPTPEHIRLGIRRLATVIRDELELLDTFAGTGSLSPAHDGRRFGAPPPDIN; encoded by the coding sequence GTGACAGCGATAGGCACCCCCCAGGCCGGCAACAACCTCGACCCGTGGTACCACCACTACGCCGAGCGAGCCGCCGCCCTGCGCGCCTCCGAGGTGCGTGCCCTCTTCGCGGTCGCCTCCCGTCCCGAGGTTGTCTCCCTGGCCGGCGGCATGCCGTATGTGGCGGCCCTGCCGCAGGACCTCGTCATGAGCGCCATGGAGAACGTCATGCGGAAGCAAGGCCCCGTTGCCTTGCAATATGGCTCTGGTCAGGGAGTTCCCTTGTTTCGGGAGCAAATTCTGGAGGTCATGGCACTGGAAGGCATCCGCGCGAACGCCGACGATGTCGTGGTGACCACCGGATCCCAGCACGCGCTCGAGCTGGTCAGCAAGCTCTTCCTCGACCCCGGTGACGTCGTGATCTCCGAGGGTCCGAGCTACGTCACGGCGATGGTCATCTTCAAGTCCTACCAGGCCGATGTGGATCATGTGCCCATGGACGAGCACGGCATGATTCCCGAGGCACTGCGCGAGCACATCGCCCGTCTCAAGGCTGACGGTCGCAAGATCAAGTTCCTGTACACGATTCCGAGTTTCCACAATCCGGCCGGAGTCACCCTGAGCTGGGCCCGACGGGTCGAGATCCTGGAGATCGCCCGGCAGAATCAGATCCTTGTTCTCGAGGACAACCCGTACGGCTTGCTCTACTTCGACCAGAAGGCACCGGACGCGATGCGGTCGGTGGAGCGCGACGGGGTCGTGTACCTCGGCACCTTCTCCAAGACCCTTGCTCCGGGCTTCCGGGTGGGCTGGGCGCTGGCGCCGCACGCGATCCGGGAGAAGCTGGTGCTCGCTAACGAAGCCGCAGTGCTCTCCCCCAGCTCGTTCAGCCAGCTGGTGATCTCCGAGTATCTGGCCACGGCGGACTGGAAGGGTCAGATCAACACCTTCCGCGGCGTCTACCGGGAGCGCAAGAACGCCATGCTCTCCGCCCTCACTGAATACCTGCCCGAACTCACCTGGACGAACCCCAACGGAGGATTCTACGTCTGGCTCAGCCTGCCCGACACCCTCGACTCCAAGGCCATGCTCCCGCGCGCGGTCAAAGAGCTCGTGGCTTACACCCCGGGTACGGCGTTCTTCGCGGATGGCCAGGGTCGCCAGAACATCCGACTCTCGTTCTGTTATCCCACTCCCGAGCACATCCGGCTGGGCATCCGCCGGCTCGCCACTGTCATCCGTGACGAACTCGAGCTGCTGGACACGTTCGCCGGCACGGGTTCCCTGTCTCCGGCCCACGACGGACGCCGCTTCGGCGCCCCGCCGCCCGACATCAACTAA